A region of Vibrio chagasii DNA encodes the following proteins:
- a CDS encoding substrate-binding domain-containing protein: MKAIPLTIAALSIVSYSASSAEDTTHIKLATTTSTYHSGLLDYLLPEFEKDSGIKVDVLAAGTGKSLRMGENGDVDLVMTHAPKAEANFVEKGYGVLPRKLMYNDFVIVGPASDPAKVESQKAVADVFKAIATNNVTFVSRGDDSGTHKKEMGIWAQTKMEPNFGGYRSVGQGMGPTLNMASEMQGYTMTDRGTWLAYQNKLDLKILFQGDENLFNPYQVILVNPERYPSIHYQAAKTFSDWLVNPKGQKLINDFKLHGKQLFVASAE; this comes from the coding sequence ATGAAAGCAATTCCCCTAACTATTGCAGCTCTATCTATCGTCAGTTACTCGGCTAGCAGCGCAGAAGACACCACTCATATCAAGCTTGCGACAACGACAAGCACTTATCACTCAGGTCTTCTGGACTACTTACTGCCTGAATTCGAAAAAGATTCGGGTATCAAAGTTGATGTTTTAGCGGCGGGTACTGGTAAATCACTTCGCATGGGTGAAAACGGCGATGTGGATTTGGTGATGACACACGCACCAAAAGCCGAAGCTAACTTTGTTGAGAAAGGCTACGGTGTACTTCCTCGTAAACTAATGTACAACGATTTTGTAATCGTTGGCCCTGCAAGTGACCCAGCGAAAGTTGAATCTCAAAAAGCAGTCGCTGATGTATTTAAAGCGATTGCGACAAACAATGTCACATTCGTGTCTCGTGGTGACGATTCAGGTACACATAAGAAAGAGATGGGTATCTGGGCTCAAACTAAGATGGAGCCAAACTTTGGCGGTTACCGCAGTGTTGGCCAAGGCATGGGCCCTACTCTGAACATGGCGTCAGAGATGCAAGGCTATACAATGACTGACCGTGGCACTTGGTTGGCTTACCAAAACAAATTGGATCTTAAAATCCTTTTCCAAGGTGACGAAAACCTATTCAACCCTTACCAAGTGATTCTAGTTAACCCAGAGCGTTACCCAAGCATTCATTACCAAGCAGCAAAAACGTTCAGCGATTGGTTAGTTAATCCTAAAGGTCAAAAACTGATTAACGACTTTAAGCTGCACGGCAAGCAACTGTTTGTGGCAAGTGCTGAGTAG
- a CDS encoding ABC transporter permease has product MTLWQTTLDALNLLVNFDHDLWQIVAVSFSVSLSAISLVIVPSIIMAFLLAYTEFPGKWALLSVINTLQAIPTVVIGLLMYMMLSRSGPLGDWQLLFTQKAMILGQMLICFPILVAMMHGALQASDRRAVETARTLGVSTTRVACTLIWETRFPLLAAVIAAFSRIVTEVGCSMMVGGNIMGMTRNIPTAIAMESHKGAFAQGVALGMVLLALALALNFFLSSVRGKGYLRT; this is encoded by the coding sequence ATGACCTTATGGCAAACAACGCTAGATGCATTGAATTTACTGGTGAATTTTGACCACGATCTGTGGCAAATCGTCGCGGTGTCCTTCAGTGTATCTTTGTCCGCCATCTCTTTGGTAATTGTTCCCTCTATCATCATGGCTTTCTTATTGGCCTACACGGAATTCCCTGGGAAATGGGCGTTACTTTCTGTAATCAACACATTACAAGCAATACCAACCGTGGTTATTGGCTTGTTGATGTACATGATGCTTTCTCGTTCTGGCCCACTGGGCGACTGGCAACTGCTATTCACTCAAAAAGCTATGATTTTAGGTCAGATGCTGATCTGCTTCCCTATTCTAGTTGCCATGATGCACGGTGCGCTGCAAGCCAGTGATCGCCGAGCTGTGGAAACGGCACGCACTCTGGGAGTTTCAACCACTCGTGTTGCGTGTACCTTGATTTGGGAAACTCGTTTTCCTCTATTGGCGGCAGTCATTGCAGCGTTTTCTCGCATCGTCACTGAAGTCGGTTGTTCAATGATGGTTGGCGGCAACATTATGGGAATGACAAGAAACATCCCTACTGCTATTGCAATGGAAAGTCACAAAGGTGCTTTCGCTCAAGGTGTGGCGTTAGGCATGGTTTTATTGGCACTGGCATTAGCCCTTAACTTTTTCCTTTCGAGTGTGAGAGGAAAAGGCTATTTAAGAACTTAG
- a CDS encoding energy-coupling factor ABC transporter ATP-binding protein has product MSIKITTQQISMRYKERVLFHIPELSIGPNDAIYLKGDNGVGKTTLLKILSGLIKPSSGRIQSPTQSWQHNLFPRLKFKDIIYLHQTPYLFDGSVYQNVAYGIRFNKESQKDKRAQIINALRMVGLETLADEHISVLSGGERQRVAMARAWILKPSILLMDEPSASLDKESIERLVIMAEDLLQRGASLVITSHQTNALTDLCKKQWWIKDNTLTESPLLQVIKKNKAQENIYAASNAN; this is encoded by the coding sequence ATGAGTATAAAAATAACAACGCAGCAAATTTCAATGCGCTACAAAGAGCGTGTTTTGTTCCACATCCCTGAACTGTCGATCGGTCCGAACGATGCGATTTATCTTAAGGGCGATAACGGTGTAGGAAAAACCACTCTACTAAAAATTCTGTCTGGATTGATTAAGCCGAGTTCTGGCCGTATTCAGTCACCGACACAAAGCTGGCAACATAATCTGTTTCCTCGACTAAAATTTAAAGACATCATCTATCTGCATCAGACGCCTTACCTATTTGATGGTTCTGTGTACCAAAATGTCGCTTATGGGATTCGCTTTAATAAAGAGAGCCAAAAAGATAAGCGAGCTCAAATTATTAACGCGTTGAGGATGGTAGGTTTAGAAACCCTAGCAGATGAACACATTTCTGTGTTGTCTGGTGGTGAACGTCAACGCGTAGCAATGGCAAGAGCTTGGATTCTCAAGCCATCAATTTTGCTGATGGACGAGCCAAGTGCTTCTTTAGACAAAGAATCTATTGAAAGATTGGTGATTATGGCCGAAGATCTTCTTCAGAGAGGCGCGAGTTTAGTCATTACCAGTCACCAAACCAACGCGTTAACCGATTTGTGCAAGAAGCAATGGTGGATCAAAGACAACACCCTGACTGAGTCACCGCTTCTGCAAGTAATTAAAAAGAACAAAGCACAAGAGAATATTTATGCTGCTTCCAACGCAAACTAG
- the mobA gene encoding molybdenum cofactor guanylyltransferase MobA, which produces MLLPTQTSWVILAGGQASRMGGKDKGLVELNGSPLIQYVIDKLSRQDVSITINANRNLESYQAFAPVVSDSFPDYPGPLGGIHAGLKNATTDWVGFVPCDSPQISDDLVQRFCAAVKEDSDILVAHDGEFKQPVFTLFHKRVLPKLEAFLERGDRKIILLYKECVTEYVDFSDAPNCFVNLNTPEELTQFGTLQ; this is translated from the coding sequence ATGCTGCTTCCAACGCAAACTAGTTGGGTTATTTTGGCTGGCGGACAAGCCAGCCGTATGGGCGGAAAAGATAAAGGACTCGTTGAGCTCAACGGTTCCCCGCTTATTCAATACGTAATAGACAAGCTGTCACGACAAGATGTCAGCATCACCATCAATGCCAACCGTAACTTAGAAAGTTACCAAGCATTCGCTCCGGTTGTATCCGATTCCTTCCCTGATTATCCAGGTCCATTGGGCGGTATTCATGCCGGCCTTAAAAATGCGACCACTGATTGGGTCGGTTTTGTCCCGTGTGACAGCCCACAAATTAGTGATGATCTCGTACAACGCTTTTGTGCGGCTGTAAAAGAAGACAGTGACATTCTTGTGGCTCACGATGGTGAATTTAAACAACCCGTGTTTACCCTATTCCACAAGCGTGTTCTTCCAAAGCTAGAAGCCTTTTTAGAACGTGGCGATCGCAAGATAATCTTACTCTACAAAGAGTGTGTCACTGAGTACGTTGATTTCAGCGATGCACCAAACTGCTTTGTAAACCTTAATACGCCAGAAGAACTCACCCAATTCGGAACGCTTCAATAA
- a CDS encoding bifunctional molybdopterin-guanine dinucleotide biosynthesis adaptor protein MobB/molybdopterin molybdotransferase MoeA, with protein sequence MKDSKQRPNLPLLGFAAYSGTGKTTVLEALLPLLTDAGLKVGVLKHAHHDFDVDKPGKDSYRLRKAGANQMLISSRNRNVMMTETPEAEADFDYLLTRFDTSTLDLILVEGCKNIAFPKIELHRDEVGKPWLYPNDDNIIAIAADSKVESDLPQMAISDLEAIRDFIIEYAQSFDPVSKTSKTSACSSSKDNTPIVCCDSFSPAGLTVTQGQQKIVDSIDALELTESVALEQGYGRVLAEDVISPINVPQNTNSAMDGYAIRSEDLDLDSYHVVAEVMAGHSYDKTVQQGEAVKIMTGAPMPEGVDVVVMREQAVQEGDTVSFPDAKISVGQNVRMAGEDLEIGQPVFTRGTRIEAPEMGMMASLGFGTCPVLRKVKVGVFSTGDEVQAPGSEQKPNSIYDSNRFTIIGMLQKLGCDIVDYGIIEDDEQKMMDVLHAASLETDMVLTSGGVSVGDADYIKLALDKLGEINFWRINMRPGRPLAYGKIEDKPFFGLPGNPVAVMVSFINFVEPAIRKLQGQTNWTPVKANAVATEQLRSRQGRTEFSRGVFTMNESGVLEVKTTGKQGSGILRSMSEANCLIEISPSVDTVKVGETVTIIPLQGRV encoded by the coding sequence ATGAAAGATTCAAAACAACGCCCTAACCTGCCGTTATTAGGTTTCGCAGCCTACAGCGGCACAGGTAAAACAACTGTACTTGAAGCTCTGTTACCTTTGTTAACCGACGCAGGTTTGAAAGTTGGCGTTCTTAAACATGCTCACCACGATTTTGATGTCGATAAGCCGGGCAAAGACAGCTATCGCTTACGTAAAGCTGGTGCGAACCAAATGTTGATCAGCTCTCGCAACCGTAATGTGATGATGACCGAAACACCGGAAGCAGAAGCGGATTTTGATTACCTATTAACGCGCTTCGATACGAGCACGCTTGATCTGATTTTGGTTGAAGGCTGCAAGAACATCGCTTTCCCTAAAATCGAGCTTCACCGTGATGAAGTAGGTAAACCTTGGCTTTATCCAAACGATGACAACATCATTGCTATCGCAGCAGACAGCAAAGTCGAATCTGATCTGCCACAAATGGCAATCAGCGACTTAGAAGCAATTCGTGATTTCATCATTGAATACGCTCAGTCATTTGATCCAGTATCGAAAACAAGCAAAACATCGGCGTGTTCATCATCAAAAGATAATACACCGATTGTATGTTGCGACTCTTTCTCTCCCGCAGGTCTTACCGTGACTCAAGGTCAGCAAAAGATTGTTGATAGTATTGATGCACTAGAGCTGACGGAATCTGTTGCCCTAGAACAAGGGTATGGTCGCGTATTGGCGGAAGATGTTATCTCACCAATCAATGTACCTCAGAACACGAACTCTGCAATGGACGGTTACGCCATTCGTAGTGAAGATTTGGATCTGGATAGCTACCACGTTGTTGCTGAAGTTATGGCAGGACACAGCTACGACAAGACAGTTCAACAAGGTGAAGCGGTTAAGATCATGACAGGTGCACCAATGCCGGAGGGTGTTGATGTGGTTGTTATGCGTGAGCAGGCTGTTCAAGAAGGTGACACAGTTAGTTTCCCAGATGCGAAAATCTCAGTAGGACAAAATGTCCGTATGGCGGGTGAAGATCTTGAAATCGGCCAACCTGTCTTTACTCGTGGTACAAGAATCGAAGCACCAGAAATGGGCATGATGGCATCACTAGGTTTTGGTACCTGCCCTGTTCTACGTAAAGTGAAAGTTGGCGTATTCTCGACAGGTGATGAAGTTCAAGCACCAGGTAGCGAGCAAAAACCAAATTCTATTTACGATTCAAACCGTTTTACTATTATTGGTATGCTTCAAAAACTGGGCTGTGACATCGTTGATTACGGCATTATTGAAGATGACGAACAGAAGATGATGGATGTCCTTCATGCTGCGTCGTTAGAGACTGACATGGTATTAACGTCTGGCGGTGTATCTGTTGGTGACGCTGACTACATCAAACTCGCGCTCGATAAATTGGGTGAGATTAACTTCTGGCGTATCAACATGCGCCCGGGGCGTCCTCTTGCTTACGGTAAAATTGAAGATAAACCATTCTTTGGTTTGCCAGGCAATCCAGTCGCAGTAATGGTGTCATTCATCAACTTTGTCGAGCCAGCGATTCGCAAGCTGCAAGGCCAAACAAACTGGACACCAGTAAAAGCGAATGCAGTAGCTACTGAGCAATTACGTTCTCGCCAAGGTCGTACTGAATTTAGTCGTGGTGTGTTTACTATGAACGAATCAGGTGTACTTGAAGTTAAGACAACGGGTAAACAAGGCTCAGGCATTCTGCGCTCAATGAGTGAAGCAAACTGCTTAATTGAAATTTCACCATCGGTTGATACCGTAAAAGTTGGTGAAACAGTGACGATCATTCCACTGCAAGGCCGTGTTTAA
- a CDS encoding DUF2960 domain-containing protein yields the protein MARTILYTYKDEEKELLFSKQEHRTIQEAVADAEGIDITEYLKTEQQLELISDTKAVRNYQDNYFRKLGFSKLTLKQKENLGVGKKKK from the coding sequence ATGGCTCGTACCATTCTGTACACGTACAAAGACGAAGAAAAAGAGTTACTGTTTTCAAAACAAGAACACCGCACGATCCAAGAAGCGGTTGCGGATGCTGAAGGCATAGATATCACTGAATACCTAAAAACAGAGCAGCAGCTTGAGTTGATTTCAGACACTAAAGCGGTTCGTAACTACCAAGACAACTACTTCCGTAAGCTAGGTTTTTCAAAGCTTACACTGAAGCAAAAAGAAAACCTTGGTGTTGGTAAAAAGAAGAAGTAA
- the nagK gene encoding N-acetylglucosamine kinase has protein sequence MYYGFDVGGTKIEFGAFNEKLERVATERVPTPTDDYQLLLDTIAGLVKKYDSEFSCEGKIGLGLPGMENADDGTMLVVNVPASTGKPLRKDLEALIGRSVKIENDANCFALSEAWDDELKDEPSVAGLILGTGFGGGLVYEGKVFSGRNHVAGELGHMRLPLDAWFHLGDNAPLLGCGCGKKGCLDSYLSGRGFELIYEHYFGEKKKAIEIIQAYNEGEAKAAEHVDRFMELLAICFANLFTGLDPHVVALGGGLSNFELIYEEMPKRVPKYLLSVAKCPKIIKAKHGDSGGVRGAAFLNIK, from the coding sequence ATGTATTACGGCTTCGATGTTGGCGGCACTAAAATTGAATTTGGTGCATTCAATGAGAAACTTGAGCGAGTAGCGACAGAGCGCGTTCCAACACCAACAGATGACTATCAATTACTGCTGGATACGATCGCTGGTTTAGTAAAGAAATACGATAGCGAATTCTCTTGCGAAGGCAAAATCGGCCTTGGCCTTCCTGGTATGGAAAACGCAGACGACGGCACTATGCTGGTTGTTAATGTTCCTGCATCAACAGGTAAGCCATTACGTAAAGATTTAGAAGCGCTAATCGGTCGTAGCGTAAAGATCGAAAACGATGCGAACTGTTTCGCGCTTTCTGAAGCATGGGATGACGAGCTAAAAGACGAGCCATCAGTTGCAGGTCTAATTCTAGGTACAGGTTTTGGCGGCGGTTTAGTTTACGAAGGTAAGGTATTCTCTGGTCGTAACCACGTTGCCGGTGAGCTAGGCCATATGCGTCTACCTTTGGATGCATGGTTCCACCTTGGCGACAACGCACCGCTATTAGGTTGTGGTTGTGGTAAAAAAGGTTGTCTAGACAGCTACCTATCGGGCCGTGGTTTCGAATTGATTTACGAGCACTACTTTGGCGAGAAGAAGAAAGCGATTGAGATTATCCAAGCTTACAACGAAGGTGAGGCTAAAGCGGCTGAACACGTTGACCGCTTCATGGAGCTTTTAGCAATCTGCTTTGCGAACTTGTTTACTGGCCTAGATCCACACGTTGTTGCTTTGGGTGGCGGTCTTTCAAACTTCGAGCTTATCTACGAAGAAATGCCAAAGCGTGTGCCTAAGTACTTACTGTCTGTTGCTAAGTGTCCGAAGATCATCAAAGCAAAACACGGTGATTCAGGCGGCGTTCGTGGTGCTGCATTCTTAAACATCAAATAG
- a CDS encoding DTW domain-containing protein, with the protein MSMRIHAFHRLYQHRLSLSTKPFNARGCKVVRCEYCKIKQDSCICEHQPDIDTNVATMLILSDNEILKPSNTGRLIVDTVKDSHVYLWYRTEPNTEMLDVLKDEKYQPVIVFPEDYTDDKSRVVQDLPQMRDPNKKLLLIFIDGSWREARRIFRRSEYLQDLPVLSIEPESVSQYMMRKSDNEQHLSTAEVASLVLKQAGEEQGAKTLQLWFEAFRESYMLSKTRYKSDPTKPSLNAFIEHSKNETSL; encoded by the coding sequence TTGTCCATGAGAATTCACGCTTTCCACCGTTTGTACCAACACCGTTTATCACTTTCTACAAAGCCGTTTAACGCGCGTGGATGTAAGGTGGTGCGATGTGAGTATTGCAAAATCAAACAAGACAGTTGTATCTGCGAGCATCAACCAGACATAGATACGAACGTAGCGACCATGTTGATCTTGTCTGATAACGAAATCTTAAAACCAAGTAACACGGGCCGTTTGATAGTAGACACGGTGAAAGACAGCCATGTGTACCTTTGGTATCGAACTGAGCCAAACACAGAGATGCTTGATGTTCTTAAGGACGAAAAGTATCAACCTGTGATTGTATTCCCAGAAGACTATACCGATGACAAATCACGAGTGGTTCAAGACCTGCCGCAAATGCGTGATCCAAACAAAAAGCTACTTCTGATCTTCATCGATGGTAGCTGGCGTGAAGCAAGACGTATCTTTAGACGTTCTGAGTACCTGCAAGATTTACCTGTGTTGTCGATTGAACCTGAATCGGTTTCTCAATACATGATGCGAAAGTCAGATAATGAGCAACACCTCTCAACTGCAGAAGTAGCAAGCTTGGTATTAAAACAGGCTGGTGAAGAGCAGGGCGCAAAAACATTACAGCTCTGGTTTGAAGCATTTCGCGAAAGCTACATGCTAAGTAAGACTCGTTACAAGTCGGATCCGACCAAACCAAGCCTGAATGCTTTCATAGAGCACAGTAAAAATGAGACGTCACTCTAA
- a CDS encoding sterol desaturase family protein — protein MQDPSLLRLVCFITAFVLCALWEYQAPRKKLTQNKWFRWGNNFSLMALNSVLLATLIPVAAFQAALIAEQNQWGLFNNVSLPFEITVFLCVLLLDLAIYTQHLVFHRIPALWKLHRVHHADLDIDVTTGTRFHPIEMILSMLIKVALISVLGVPALAVVIFEVVLNVSAMFNHSNGRLPLWFDKQLRKVIVTPDMHRVHHSVIVKETHSNFGFFLSVWDIWFKTYRAQPELGHDKVSIGVPEIRDGKEQRLDKLITQPFRYNQNK, from the coding sequence ATGCAGGACCCATCACTACTTCGCCTTGTCTGTTTTATCACCGCTTTTGTCTTGTGTGCTTTGTGGGAATACCAAGCACCTAGAAAAAAACTAACGCAAAACAAGTGGTTTCGATGGGGAAATAACTTCTCATTAATGGCGCTTAACAGTGTTTTACTGGCGACATTAATACCTGTTGCGGCATTTCAAGCGGCACTGATTGCGGAACAAAATCAATGGGGTCTGTTCAATAACGTCAGCCTACCCTTTGAAATCACCGTGTTCCTTTGTGTCTTGTTATTAGATCTTGCCATTTACACTCAGCACCTCGTCTTCCACCGTATACCAGCTCTATGGAAACTTCATCGCGTTCATCACGCCGATCTGGATATAGACGTAACTACGGGTACCCGCTTTCATCCAATTGAGATGATTTTATCGATGTTGATTAAGGTCGCGTTGATTTCCGTTTTGGGCGTACCGGCACTAGCGGTTGTAATATTCGAGGTCGTACTGAATGTGAGTGCCATGTTCAATCACAGCAACGGTCGTTTACCTTTATGGTTCGACAAACAGCTTCGCAAAGTCATTGTTACGCCAGACATGCATCGAGTGCACCATTCAGTCATCGTCAAAGAGACCCACTCTAATTTTGGTTTCTTCTTATCGGTGTGGGATATCTGGTTTAAGACGTATCGTGCTCAACCCGAGCTTGGTCACGATAAGGTAAGCATCGGTGTACCAGAAATACGTGATGGGAAGGAACAGAGGCTAGATAAACTGATTACCCAGCCATTTAGATACAACCAGAACAAATAG
- a CDS encoding PAS domain-containing protein, translating to MFELSQSDYDILHAIENIVDGIAAMYGEHTEVLLHSLDVRNPSIIKIANSHVTGREVGAPITNLALMKLTQGNDVSGAYMTKCPDGKTLRSMTTIIRNPQQQAIGLLCINTNLDAPFQEVMHSLVPCLLPHVDRPQTTPETFARSNEEMMHSSIETVREQVSNDADIAPSKKSREIVTRLHEMGIFDLKDSAQIAAKGLDISIHTIYRYLRELKA from the coding sequence GTGTTCGAATTATCTCAAAGTGACTATGACATCTTGCACGCAATCGAGAACATCGTTGATGGCATCGCCGCAATGTATGGCGAGCATACCGAAGTGTTACTACACAGTTTAGATGTTCGTAATCCTTCGATTATTAAAATTGCGAATAGCCACGTCACCGGGCGAGAAGTAGGGGCTCCAATTACTAATTTAGCATTGATGAAGCTCACTCAAGGTAACGATGTTTCGGGCGCTTACATGACAAAATGTCCCGATGGCAAAACCTTACGCTCAATGACGACCATCATTCGAAACCCTCAACAACAAGCCATTGGTTTGTTGTGCATCAACACCAACCTCGACGCACCTTTTCAAGAAGTGATGCATTCACTTGTCCCTTGTTTGCTACCACATGTCGACCGTCCTCAAACAACGCCTGAAACCTTTGCGCGTAGTAATGAAGAGATGATGCACAGCTCAATTGAAACGGTAAGAGAACAGGTAAGTAACGACGCAGACATCGCGCCATCGAAGAAGAGCCGAGAGATTGTCACTCGATTGCATGAGATGGGGATTTTCGATTTAAAAGACAGCGCCCAAATCGCGGCAAAAGGACTCGATATCTCTATCCATACCATCTACCGCTACCTACGTGAACTAAAAGCCTAA
- a CDS encoding L-serine ammonia-lyase, iron-sulfur-dependent, subunit alpha produces the protein MKHQWQQYKDILNTVVKPALGCTEPISAAYACSVAAKMLVGAPDKVRVYVSDNLYKNSMGVFVPGTGKIGLPIAAAVGAIGGDPHAGLEVLANISEKDVEKAQALIDAGQVSAHRKDVDEFIYCYAEVESEGQIAAVEISGGHTQIIKKTLNGTVLFSQDCDQTIPTGSICDGIDIDIGSIYNFATSADFDDIAFILEASALNGKLSEEGLAHAYGLEVGRTMVQGIQLGLMAEDLMNKIVMQTAAASDARMGGATLPAMSNFGSGNQGIAATIPVAVIAEHFKATQEQLARALIMSHLGAIYIKSHYPPLSAFCGNTVTSASAAMAMVYLAKGSFEQGCYAIQNVLSDCSGMVCDGAKSTCAMKVKTSTSAAVNGFLMAMRCNEAHNQGIVADDVETSIRNIGKLVTAGMSVTDSTIIDIMSA, from the coding sequence ATGAAACACCAATGGCAACAGTATAAAGATATTTTGAATACCGTCGTGAAGCCAGCGCTTGGCTGTACAGAGCCCATCTCCGCAGCTTACGCTTGTTCTGTTGCGGCCAAGATGCTTGTGGGTGCTCCCGATAAAGTTCGCGTGTATGTGTCGGATAATTTATACAAAAACTCTATGGGCGTGTTTGTTCCGGGGACAGGAAAAATTGGCCTACCCATAGCTGCAGCCGTGGGTGCGATTGGTGGGGACCCACACGCTGGCTTAGAAGTGTTGGCGAACATCAGCGAAAAAGATGTCGAAAAAGCACAAGCGTTGATTGACGCAGGCCAAGTCAGCGCACACCGTAAAGATGTAGACGAATTCATCTATTGCTATGCGGAAGTAGAATCTGAAGGTCAAATAGCGGCCGTAGAAATCAGCGGCGGTCATACTCAGATCATCAAAAAAACCTTAAATGGCACAGTTCTATTCAGCCAAGATTGCGATCAAACAATACCAACAGGTTCTATCTGTGATGGAATCGATATTGATATTGGTAGCATCTACAACTTTGCCACCAGTGCGGACTTCGACGATATTGCTTTTATACTCGAAGCATCGGCTCTCAACGGCAAGCTGTCAGAAGAAGGGTTAGCTCATGCCTATGGGCTTGAAGTCGGGCGTACTATGGTACAAGGCATTCAATTAGGCCTAATGGCAGAAGACTTGATGAATAAGATCGTCATGCAAACGGCTGCCGCGTCTGATGCTCGAATGGGCGGTGCGACTCTACCTGCCATGAGTAACTTTGGTAGCGGTAACCAAGGGATAGCTGCAACAATCCCTGTCGCGGTTATTGCCGAGCACTTTAAAGCGACTCAAGAACAATTGGCACGAGCATTAATCATGAGTCACTTAGGTGCGATTTACATTAAGTCGCATTATCCACCGTTGTCTGCATTTTGTGGGAACACAGTCACGAGCGCTTCAGCGGCTATGGCGATGGTATATCTAGCAAAAGGGTCGTTTGAGCAAGGCTGCTACGCGATTCAAAATGTCCTGAGTGATTGTTCAGGCATGGTGTGTGATGGCGCTAAGTCTACCTGCGCAATGAAAGTGAAAACCTCAACCAGTGCTGCAGTTAATGGTTTCTTAATGGCAATGCGCTGTAATGAGGCACACAACCAGGGCATCGTTGCTGATGATGTTGAGACCAGTATCCGCAATATTGGAAAATTGGTTACCGCTGGTATGAGTGTTACAGACTCTACGATTATTGATATAATGTCAGCGTAA
- a CDS encoding RidA family protein has translation MKEIITANQAPEAIGPYSHGNAFGNLVFTSGQLPVCKEKGGVVEGGVSEQSRQSLLNLQYVLQAAGSDLDQVLKTTCYLSDINDFAAFNEVYKEFFEKDCPARSCFAVKDLPLGVKIEIEAIAGRK, from the coding sequence ATGAAAGAAATCATTACAGCAAATCAAGCGCCGGAAGCCATTGGTCCATACTCACACGGTAACGCATTCGGAAACCTTGTTTTCACATCAGGTCAATTACCGGTGTGTAAAGAGAAAGGTGGTGTTGTAGAAGGTGGCGTAAGTGAGCAATCTCGTCAGTCACTGCTTAACCTCCAATATGTTTTACAAGCTGCAGGCAGCGACCTAGATCAAGTACTAAAAACAACGTGTTACTTATCAGACATTAATGACTTTGCAGCTTTCAATGAAGTGTACAAAGAGTTCTTTGAAAAAGACTGTCCTGCACGTAGCTGTTTTGCAGTGAAGGATCTTCCTTTAGGCGTGAAAATCGAAATCGAAGCGATTGCTGGTCGTAAGTAA
- a CDS encoding AzlC family ABC transporter permease, giving the protein MNKQQIQAGLRAIFPLCVGAFPFSFIVGAVSITAGMSVTQSTLWSFTVFAGSSQMVALGLVQSSASIVVIMFTTFIINLRHMLYSASMSEHMKSYPFHVRMLMSYGLTDEVYAATINEMKEEGESRHWFYLAAMGGFWVNWVVADFLGALIGSSFPEIANYGLDFAMVAAFIAIVIPQVKSRECIVAAIVATFTGVLLAELPYSLGLVIAAVVGVYAGYRMDLSTEQAEQEAMQTDLLPQERGVA; this is encoded by the coding sequence ATGAATAAACAACAAATCCAGGCAGGGTTAAGAGCAATCTTCCCTCTATGCGTTGGTGCATTTCCGTTTTCGTTCATTGTGGGAGCGGTCAGTATTACCGCAGGAATGAGCGTGACTCAGAGTACCTTATGGTCTTTCACTGTGTTTGCCGGATCATCACAAATGGTGGCGTTAGGGCTAGTTCAGTCATCAGCAAGTATTGTGGTCATCATGTTTACGACCTTCATCATAAACCTGCGCCATATGCTATACAGCGCTTCAATGTCAGAGCACATGAAATCCTATCCCTTTCACGTTCGTATGTTGATGTCCTACGGCCTTACCGATGAGGTCTATGCAGCAACGATCAATGAGATGAAGGAAGAAGGTGAAAGTCGACACTGGTTCTATTTAGCGGCAATGGGTGGTTTTTGGGTTAACTGGGTAGTGGCAGATTTCCTTGGCGCACTGATCGGTTCTTCGTTCCCTGAAATTGCTAACTACGGATTGGATTTCGCGATGGTCGCAGCCTTTATCGCTATCGTGATTCCTCAAGTGAAAAGCCGTGAATGTATTGTTGCAGCCATTGTCGCGACCTTTACTGGGGTGCTTCTTGCAGAACTTCCCTACTCTCTTGGCCTTGTCATTGCTGCCGTTGTTGGGGTGTACGCAGGCTACCGAATGGACCTATCAACTGAACAAGCGGAACAAGAAGCGATGCAAACTGACCTATTACCTCAAGAACGTGGAGTGGCATAA